The following are from one region of the Nicotiana tabacum cultivar K326 chromosome 3, ASM71507v2, whole genome shotgun sequence genome:
- the LOC107821432 gene encoding CLIP-associated protein-like: protein MEAALELARAKDTKSRMAGVEHLHTLLEASRKTLSSSEVTSLVDVCLDLLKDNNFRVSQGALMSLASAAVLSGEYFKLHFNALLPAVVERLGDAKQPVRDAARRLLLTLMEVSSPTIIVERAGSCAWMHKSFKVREEFARTLTSAIGLFASTELPLQRAILPPILQMLNDPNHGVREAAISCIEEMYSEVGPQFRDELQRHHLPSMLLKDINARLEKIEPKSRSTDGISSNYSTGEVRSASLNSKKSSPKAKRSTREVSLFGGDSDITEKPVDPIKVYSEKELIREFENVASTLVPEKDWSIRIAAMQRVEALFIGGAADYPCFRGLLKQLVGPLSTQLSDRRSSIIKQACHLLNFLSKELLGDFEACAEMFIPVLFKLVVITVLVIAESADNCIKTMLRNCKVGRALPRIADSAKNDRNAVLRARCCEYALLILEHWPDASEVQRSAELYEDLIKCCVADAMSEVRSTARTLYKMFARTWPERSRRLFMSFDPAIQRIINEEDGGMHKRHASPSVRERSSQFSLASQTSASSHLPGYGTSAIVAMDRSANLSSGTSLSSGLLLPQAKPVGVERSLESVLHASKQKVSAIENLLKGLDVSEKSRSSSLDLGVDPPSSRDPPFPLAVPASTSVTNALLVDAPSAMTKGNNRNGGLVLSDIITRIQASKDSAKASCRSSTDHESFSALNSYTARRASEKPQDRGLVEENAELRDIRRFTNSRVDRQYLETPYRDANFRDSHNNHVPNFQRPLLKKNAAGRMSASRRRSFDDSQLPLGDVSSYVDGPASLNDALSEGLSSTSDWKARVSAFSYLRSLLQQGPRGIQEITQSFEKVMKLFFQHLDDPHHKVAQAALSTLADLIPACRKPFESYVERILPHVFSRLIDPKELVRQPCSTTLEIVSKTYGIDALLPALLRSLDEQRSPKAKLAVIEFAIGSFNKHPSNSEGAANIGILKLWLAKLTPLIHDKNTKLKEAAISCIISMYTHFDSTAVLNFILSLSVEEQNSLRRALKKCTPRIEVDLMNFLQSKKDRQRSKSSYDPSDVVGTSSEEGYIGTSTKSNLFGRYSGGAVDSDSIRKWNSLQDPTYMTRSTGQLSDGTQDFYRGVETGSNTDPPVSKAKDLKFGALTTSENNALWTLESKDNSSNIEQTSTPHLDGNELVDNGSSSNLRPNHPKLSALKINSTLETGPSIPHILHLICNGNDGSPAANKRDALEQLVEASVVNDQSIWSKYFNQILTAVLEVLDDSESLTRELALSLILEMLKNQINAMEDSVEIIIEKLLHVTKDDVAKVANEAENCLTTILSQYDPFRCLSVIVPLLVTEDEKTLVTCINSLTKLVGRLSQEELMSQLPSFLPSLFDAFGNQSADVRKTVVFCLVDIYIMLGKAFMPYLEGLNSTQLRLVTIYANRISQARTGTPVDAGHS from the exons ATGGAGGCGGCGCTGGAGTTGGCGCGTGCAAAGGACACGAAGTCTCGAATGGCGGGAGTAGAACATCTCCACACACTTCTAGAAGCTTCGCGAAAAACCCTATCGTCTTCCGAAGTCACTTCGCTCGTCGACGTCTGCTTAGATCTCTTAAAAGACAACAATTTTAGGGTTTCTCAAGGCGCTCTTATGTCACTTGCTTCGGCTGCTGTTCTCTCTGGTGAATACTTCAAGCTTCACTTCAATGCGCTCTTGCCAGCTGTTGTGGAACGATTGGGCGATGCAAAACAGCCCGTTAGAGATGCTGCGAGGCGGTTATTGCTTACCTTAATGGAG GTTTCTTCACCAACAATTATAGTTGAGAGAGCTGGGTCTTGTGCTTGGATGCACAAAAGCTTTAAAGTTCGAGAAGAATTTGCTCGTACTCTTACATCGGCAATTGGTCTTTTTGCATCGACTGAGTTGCCCCTTCAACGGGCTATTCTTCCTCCC ATTTTGCAAATGTTGAATGATCCTAATCATGGAGTTAGGGAAGCAGCCATATCATGTATTGAG GAGATGTATTCAGAGGTTGGACCCCAGTTCCGTGATGAGCTTCAGCGCCATCATCTCCCTTCCATGTTG CTAAAAGATATTAATGCCAGACTTGAGAAGATTGAGCCTAAAAGTCGATCTACTGATGGAATCTCAAGTAATTATTCAACTGGTGAGGTGAGATCTGCTAGCCTTAATTCCAAGAAAAGCAGTCCTAAGGCAAAGCGTTCAACAAGAGAGGTTTCTCTCTTTGGAG GGGATAGTGATATTACAGAAAAGCCTGTCGATCCAATTAAAGTGTATTCAGAAAAGGAACTGATAAGGGAATTCGAGAATGTTGCCTCTACCCTTGTACCAGAGAAAGATTGGTCTATCCGTATCGCCGCTATGCAGAGAGTTGAAGCGctttttattggag GTGCAGCTGATTATCCTTGCTTTCGTGGGCTTCTAAAGCAACTTGTTGGCCCTTTGAGCACACAGTTATCTGATAGGAGATCCAGCATAATAAAACAG GCATGTCACTTACTGAACTTCTTATCAAAAGAGCTGTTGGGAGATTTTGAGGCATGTGCTGAGATGTTCATTCCG GTTCTTTTCAAGCTTGTTGTGATAACTGTTCTTGTAATTGCAGAATCTGCTGATAACTGCATAAAGACG atGTTGCGCAACTGCAAAGTTGGTCGAGCACTTCCTCGTATAGCTGATTCTGCAAAGAATGACAGAAATGCAGTACTTCGTGCAAG ATGCTGTGAGTATGCACTTCTGATCCTTGAACATTGGCCTGATGCATCTGAGGTACAACGTTCGGCTGAGCTTTATGAAGACCTTATAAAATGTTGTGTTGCTGATGCAATGAGTGAG GTACGATCAACTGCAAGAACTTTGTACAAAATGTTTGCAAGAACTTGGCCAGAACGTTCGAGGCGTTTGTTTATGTCCTTTGATCCTGCTATCCAAAGG ATCATAAATGAGGAAGATGGTGGTATGCATAAACGACATGCTTCTCCCTCTGTTCGAGAAAGGAGTTCACAGTTCTCACTTGCTTCTCAAACATCTGCTTCTTCACATCTACCAGGTTATGGAACGTCTGCAATAGTTGCCATGGATAGAAGTGCTAATTTGTCTTCAGGGACGTCCTTGTCCTCTGGGCTGCTTTTGCCACAAGCAAAGCCTGTGGGAGTGGAACGTAGCCTGGAAAGTGTACTACATGCCAGTAAACAGAAAGTTTCTGCTATAGAAAACCTGCTCAAAGGGCTAGATGTATCTGAGAAAAGTCGCTCCTCTAGTTTGGATCTAG GAGTTGATCCGCCCTCATCCCGTGATCCACCATTCCCTCTTGCTGTTCCTGCATCAACTAGTGTTACTAATGCTTTACTGGTTGATGCACCATCTGCTATGACTAAAGGAAATAATCGCAATGGTGGGTTGGTTTTGTCTGATATCATCACTCGGATCCAGGCCTCAAAGGATTCAGCTAAAGCATCATGTCGAAGTAGTACGGATCATGAGTCTTTTTCTGCACTCAACTCCTACACTGCAAGAAGAGCTTCGGAGAAACCACAGGATAGAGGACTTGTTGAAGAGAATGCTGAGCTGAGAGACATTAGGCGGTTTACGAACTCTCGTGTTGACAGACAATACTTAGAGACACCGTACAGAGATGCTAACTTTAGGGACTCCCATAATAATCATGTTCCCAATTTTCAACGTCCTCTCTTAAAAAAGAATGCCGCAGGAAGAATGTCAGCTAGCAGGAGGAGGAGCTTTGATGACAGTCAGCTTCCACTAGGAGATGTATCAAGTTATGTGGATGGTCCAGCTTCACTAAATGATGCATTAAGTGAGGGTCTCAGTTCTACTTCAGATTGGAAAGCCAGGGTTTCTGCATTCAGCTATCTCCGGTCTTTGCTACAGCAGGGCCCTAGAGGTATTCAAGAAATAACTCAGAGTTTTGAGAAGGTTATGAAATTGTTTTTCCAGCATCTTGATGATCCCCATCATAAAGTCGCACAGGCAGCACTTTCAACCCTTGCAGATCTTATTCCTGCTTGCAGAAAGCCATTTGAAAGTTATGTAGAGAGGATCTTGCCACATGTTTTCTCACGGTTAATTGATCCCAAGGAATTGGTGAGGCAGCCCTGCTCAACTACCCTTGAAATAGTTAGCAAGACATATGGGATAGATGCCCTTTTGCCAGCTTTGCTCCGTTCATTAGATGAACAGCGGTCCCCAAAGGCTAAACTCGCAGTAATTGAGTTTGCAATTGGCTCATTTAACAAGCATCCTTCAAATTCTGAAGGTGCTGCTAACATTGGCATCCTCAAGTTATGGCTTGCTAAGTTGACACCATTGATCCATGATAAGAATACCAAACTGAAAGAAGCAGCTATTTCGTGCATTATATCAATGTACACACACTTCGACTCGACAGCAGTTCTCAATTTCATTCTTAGCTTATCGGTTGAAGAACAAAATTCCTTAAGACGGGCTCTTAAGAAGTGCACTCCTCGTATAGAAGTGGATTTGATGAATTTCCTGCAGAGCAAGAAAGATAGACAACGTTCTAAGTCTTCTTATGATCCATCTGATGTTGTTGGAACATCATCTGAAGAGGGATATATTGGCACTTCAACAAAGAGTAATCTATTTGGAAGGTATTCTGGGGGTGCAGTTGATTCTGATAGCATCAGAAAGTGGAACTCTCTTCAAGACCCAACCTATATGACCAGATCTACTGGTCAGTTGTCTGATGGTACTCAGGACTTCTATCGTGGTGTGGAAACTGGTTCCAACACTGATCCTCCTGTTTCAAAAGCCAAGGATTTGAAATTTGGGGCCCTTACCACAAGTGAGAACAACGCATTATGGACATTGGAAAGCAAGGATAACAGCTCAAACATAGAACAGACCTCCACTCCTCATCTGGACGGCAATGAGCTAGTTGATAATGGATCTTCATCTAACCTGAGGCCTAATCACCCAAAGCTCTCTGCGCTCAAGATAAATTCAACTCTAGAAACTGGACCAAGCATCCCTCATATTCTTCATTTG ATTTGCAATGGTAATGATGGAAGTCCTGCTGCTAACAAGCGTGATGCACTTGAACAATTGGTCGAAGCTTCTGTTGTTAATGATCAATCCATCTGGAGCAAG TACTTCAATCAGATATTAACTGCTGTGCTTGAGGTGTTAGATGATTCTGAGTCATTGACAAGGGAACTTGCCCTATCTCTGATTCTTGAAATGCTGAAGAATCAG ATAAATGCTATGGAGGACTCAGTTGAGATCATAATCGAAAAGCTGCTCCACGTGACCAAGGATGATGTTGCAAAA GTTGCGAATGAAGCCGAGAATTGTTTAACTACAATTTTGTCCCAGTACGACCCGTTCAGATGCTTAAGT GTTATTGTTCCTTTGCTTGTCACCGAAGACGAGAAGACACTTGTAACTTGTATAAACTCGTTGACAAAG CTTGTTGGGAGACTCTCCCAAGAGGAATTGATGTCTCAGCTGCCTTCATTCTTGCCTTCCCTGTTTGATGCTTTTGGAAACCAGAGTGCTGATGTCCGCAAG ACTGTTGTTTTCTGTTTGGTTGACATATACATTATGCTGGGCAAAGCATTTATGCCTTACTTGGAAGGGCTGAACAGTACGCAGTTACGATTGGTGACCATTTATGCAAATCGAATATCACAGGCCAGAACTGGTACTCCGGTAGATGCAGGCCATAGTTAG